Genomic DNA from Bacteroides zhangwenhongii:
AGGACTCACGAATAACCTCCTTTGAATAAAAATCCTGTCGGAGATTAATATCAAAAATTTTCAATTGCCCGTCTATATCAGGCATTGTATCCAAAAAACGATTGATAGTGGCACGGCTCACCTCATTGCGTTGCGCCAATGATCCGAAGCAAACAGCACGTGTATTCAAAGCCAAACGTTTCAGTTCATCTGTAAAAGGAATATTGTCCCATGCAACCCCTTCCTTAATTTCATAACAAGGGACACCCTCATCATCCAACGTTACCTGCACCGTACCGGTAGGATAATCCACCCGTTCAATCTGTGTTTTCAGTTTCTTTTCATTGAATACTCTCAGAATCTCATCTCCCAGTTCATCATTCCCCACGGCACTTACTACGCGGCTGTCAAAGCCAAACTGCGATACATGATAGGCAAAGTTTGCCGGAGCACCACCAATTTTCTTTCCTTCGGGCAACACATCCCAAAGTGCTTCGCCCATTCCTACAATTATATTATTCATGACTTACAGATTTTATTGTTTCCAAAGTTATTAATTTATTTTCTAATACGGAACGTATAAAACAAAAGATACAGTACGCCTACCGTCATTACGGCTACCGCCCCACTCTGTCCCATTGCATCGGAGGCAACTCCCATAGCCAACGGAAACACTGTTCCTCCGAAAAGTCCCATAATCATCAAGCCGGAAACCTCATTCTTTTTTGCCGGAAGATAGAGTAACGCCTGCGAGAAAATAACAGAGAATACATTGGAATTACCAAAACCAATCAATGCAATGCAGGCATAAATCATTGTCTTTTCATGGAAAGCAAACAATCCTGCCATCGCTACCAACATCATCATCACACTAATGCCAAAGAAAGATTTTGCCGACATCTTGCGTAAGATGAACGATCCTAAGAAGCAGCCAGCCGTACGGAAGATAAAATAAAGGCTTGTAGCAAAAGCAGCGTCATCCAGCCCCATGCCAAGACGTTCCATCAGAAT
This window encodes:
- a CDS encoding carbohydrate kinase family protein — its product is MNNIIVGMGEALWDVLPEGKKIGGAPANFAYHVSQFGFDSRVVSAVGNDELGDEILRVFNEKKLKTQIERVDYPTGTVQVTLDDEGVPCYEIKEGVAWDNIPFTDELKRLALNTRAVCFGSLAQRNEVSRATINRFLDTMPDIDGQLKIFDINLRQDFYSKEVIRESCQRCNVLKINDEELVTISRMFGYPGIDLQDKCWILLAKYNLKMLILTCGINGSYVFTPGVVSFQETPRVPVADTVGAGDSFTATFCASILNGKSVPEAHKLAVEASAYVCTQSGAMPELPQVLKDRML